One genomic window of Bradyrhizobium sp. B124 includes the following:
- a CDS encoding LLM class flavin-dependent oxidoreductase, translating to MGRNGEMKLGVYLAQAGVHEGAWRDPSVPANGGVDIGYYADLATLAESAALHFVFLPDSPSVLERDEATIARSSRNDAFEPITLLSALSMKTDRIGLIGTATTTYNQPYHLARLFASLDHLSRGRAGWNIVTSGYKFEAQNFGESELPDHDTRYARAKEFVQVVTGLWDTWEDDAFVRDKQSGIFVDTKKLHLLNHRGEHLSVRGPLNIARPPQGYPVLVQAGASDTGTAFAAKFGEIVFGAAPYVEDGKRQYATLKEKARAFGREDDQVQVMPGIVPVVGRTKQEASDKLERLHSAVHIDVLTGLADRLLGFVTELRSTDLDSLVPETLPQTNFIQSRQKLLLEMAAREKFSWRQLIRYISDSKGQLLVVGTPDEIADVMVDRFDQRAADGFNIIPETFPGGLKDFVELVVPELRRRGKFRSKYSGQTLRDNLGLKRPVNRFTSAGVSDVRAEVPQPSH from the coding sequence ATGGGACGCAATGGTGAAATGAAGCTGGGGGTGTACCTCGCACAAGCGGGAGTTCACGAAGGAGCGTGGCGCGATCCGAGCGTGCCGGCAAACGGTGGCGTCGATATCGGTTATTATGCTGATCTGGCAACTCTCGCCGAAAGCGCAGCATTGCATTTCGTATTCCTCCCCGATAGCCCAAGCGTCTTGGAACGGGATGAGGCCACGATCGCTCGGTCGAGCCGAAACGATGCGTTCGAGCCGATCACGCTGTTGTCGGCACTCTCGATGAAAACAGACAGGATCGGTCTCATCGGGACAGCTACAACGACCTACAATCAGCCCTATCATCTTGCGCGCTTGTTCGCCTCGCTCGACCACCTCTCGCGTGGACGCGCGGGCTGGAACATTGTTACGTCGGGGTACAAGTTCGAAGCACAGAATTTCGGTGAAAGCGAACTTCCGGATCATGACACGCGCTATGCTCGAGCCAAGGAATTCGTGCAAGTTGTCACGGGCCTTTGGGACACATGGGAAGATGACGCTTTCGTCCGCGACAAGCAAAGTGGTATTTTCGTAGACACCAAGAAGCTGCATTTGCTTAACCACCGAGGGGAGCACTTGTCAGTTCGCGGCCCCCTTAATATTGCAAGGCCGCCGCAAGGATATCCCGTATTGGTTCAAGCTGGCGCATCTGATACCGGAACAGCATTCGCCGCCAAATTCGGCGAGATCGTGTTCGGCGCCGCCCCCTACGTAGAGGATGGAAAACGACAGTATGCAACCCTCAAAGAGAAAGCGCGCGCATTCGGGCGCGAGGACGATCAGGTGCAAGTCATGCCTGGCATTGTACCGGTCGTTGGGAGGACAAAGCAGGAGGCCTCCGACAAGCTTGAAAGGCTGCACTCAGCTGTGCACATCGACGTTCTGACCGGACTAGCCGATCGGTTACTGGGCTTTGTCACCGAGCTGCGTTCAACGGACCTCGACTCGCTGGTTCCCGAGACGCTACCGCAGACAAATTTCATCCAGAGCCGTCAAAAGCTGCTCCTCGAGATGGCCGCTCGCGAGAAATTCAGCTGGAGACAACTGATCCGCTATATATCGGATAGCAAAGGCCAGCTCTTGGTTGTTGGTACGCCGGACGAAATTGCAGACGTCATGGTGGATAGGTTTGATCAACGCGCGGCCGATGGATTTAACATTATACCGGAAACCTTTCCCGGCGGACTGAAGGATTTTGTTGAGCTCGTCGTGCCCGAGTTGCGTCGACGAGGCAAATTCAGATCCAAATACTCCGGACAAACACTAAGAGACAACCTGGGCCTCAAGCGGCCGGTTAATCGGTTCACGAGCGCAGGTGTAAGCGACGTCCGTGCAGAAGTGCCGCAGCCCTCGCACTAA